From a region of the Mycobacteroides saopaulense genome:
- the orn gene encoding oligoribonuclease, translating into MSAPRDELVWIDCEMTGLDLGSDKLIEIAALVTDGDLNILGEGIDLVIHADDAALAAMPPVVADMHAKSGLTNEVRKSVVTIQEAEALVLDYIRQHVPSAKTAPLAGNSIATDRGFIARDMPELDGFLHYRMIDVSSIKELCRRWYPRIYFGQPDKGLAHRALADIKESIRELRYYRRAAFVPDPGPSTSDLVAIVAALDNAPDTDSA; encoded by the coding sequence GTGAGTGCTCCACGCGATGAACTGGTCTGGATCGACTGCGAGATGACCGGGCTCGACCTCGGCTCCGACAAGCTGATCGAGATCGCCGCCCTTGTCACCGACGGCGACCTCAACATCCTCGGCGAGGGCATAGACCTCGTCATTCATGCCGATGACGCCGCTCTGGCGGCGATGCCGCCGGTGGTCGCAGACATGCATGCCAAATCCGGGCTCACCAACGAAGTCCGCAAGTCGGTGGTCACCATCCAAGAGGCCGAGGCCCTGGTGCTGGACTACATCCGCCAGCACGTGCCCTCGGCCAAGACCGCTCCCCTGGCCGGAAACTCGATCGCCACCGACCGGGGCTTCATCGCGCGCGATATGCCGGAGCTGGACGGCTTCCTGCACTACCGGATGATCGACGTCAGCTCCATCAAGGAGCTGTGCCGTCGCTGGTACCCCCGGATCTACTTCGGCCAGCCCGACAAGGGCCTGGCCCACCGCGCCCTGGCCGACATCAAGGAATCGATCCGCGAGCTGCGCTACTACCGTCGCGCGGCCTTCGTCCCCGACCCCGGGCCCTCTACCAGTGACCTTGTCGCGATCGTGGCGGCCCTCGATAACGCGCCGGATACCGATTCGGCCTAA
- a CDS encoding TetR/AcrR family transcriptional regulator, translating into MRVRRRFVAAAIVAIERNGPSATVEDVVRAANSAKPKLYRHFEDRDDLFGAVAQAMVAAIRRQLTGAVDIGIPPRKSAQRAASRFIELVQRYPQSTRFLFEHQMVSMRGKPAPALRPRGAIAELAAAISSFLERVNVHPAGADQLAAALIGAAATTAIWQLAQDAPPDDAVAQRLAETLRASVDAFLRCKGVIIDPDQALDPGKVETARAALLDLRGQG; encoded by the coding sequence GTGCGGGTGCGCCGCAGATTCGTTGCCGCCGCCATCGTCGCGATCGAGAGGAACGGCCCGTCGGCCACGGTGGAGGACGTCGTCCGCGCGGCCAACTCCGCTAAACCCAAGCTGTATCGGCATTTTGAAGACCGCGATGATCTGTTCGGCGCGGTGGCGCAGGCCATGGTGGCCGCGATCCGGCGGCAGCTGACCGGCGCCGTCGACATCGGTATTCCGCCGAGAAAGTCCGCGCAGCGGGCCGCATCTCGCTTCATCGAGCTGGTGCAGCGGTACCCGCAGTCGACCCGATTCCTTTTCGAGCATCAGATGGTGAGCATGCGAGGCAAGCCTGCCCCGGCGCTGCGTCCACGTGGGGCCATCGCCGAGCTCGCGGCGGCCATCTCGTCGTTCCTGGAGCGGGTGAACGTGCATCCGGCCGGCGCCGACCAACTGGCGGCCGCCTTGATCGGTGCCGCGGCGACGACGGCGATATGGCAACTGGCGCAGGACGCGCCGCCCGACGATGCTGTCGCTCAGCGCCTTGCCGAGACTCTGAGGGCCTCGGTCGATGCCTTCCTGCGATGCAAGGGCGTCATCATCGACCCGGACCAAGCCCTCGATCCGGGAAAGGTCGAGACCGCGCGTGCCGCGCTCCTGGACCTGCGGGGTCAGGGTTAG
- the cmrA gene encoding mycolate reductase (Catalyzes the final step in mycolic acid biosynthesis.), which yields MPIPAPSPDARAVVTGASQGIGAALAEELAARGHSLIITARRGEILSDLANTLTEKTGVIVEVRAVDLADPVARDVLCKELSERNISILCNNAGTATFGPIRGLDPEGERKQVQLNAVAVHDLTLAVLPGMLERGAGGILISGSAAGNSPIPNNATYAATKAFANTFSESLRGELKGTGVHVTLLAPGPVRTVEPDPAEASIVDKVVPDFLWINGEYTARVSLDALERNKMRVVPGITSKAMSVAAGYAPRAIVAPIVGSFYKKLGD from the coding sequence ATGCCGATACCCGCACCAAGTCCCGATGCCCGCGCCGTTGTCACCGGAGCCTCCCAGGGCATCGGCGCGGCGCTTGCCGAAGAGCTTGCCGCCCGCGGACACAGCCTCATCATCACCGCCCGCCGCGGTGAGATTCTCAGCGACCTCGCCAACACCCTGACCGAGAAGACGGGCGTGATCGTCGAGGTACGCGCGGTGGATCTAGCCGATCCGGTCGCCCGCGATGTGCTGTGCAAGGAACTCTCCGAGCGCAATATCTCCATCCTGTGCAACAACGCCGGGACGGCGACGTTCGGGCCCATCCGCGGCCTGGACCCCGAGGGCGAACGCAAGCAGGTGCAGCTCAACGCTGTTGCGGTACATGACCTTACGCTGGCCGTGCTGCCCGGCATGCTTGAGCGCGGCGCCGGCGGCATCTTGATCTCCGGATCGGCGGCCGGTAACTCCCCGATTCCCAACAACGCGACCTACGCGGCGACCAAGGCCTTCGCGAACACTTTCTCGGAGTCGCTGCGCGGCGAACTCAAGGGCACCGGCGTGCACGTCACCCTGTTGGCCCCCGGGCCGGTGCGCACCGTCGAACCCGACCCCGCCGAGGCATCGATCGTCGACAAGGTGGTTCCGGACTTCCTGTGGATCAACGGGGAGTACACGGCACGCGTCTCCCTGGATGCGTTGGAGCGCAACAAGATGCGCGTTGTTCCCGGCATCACGTCCAAGGCGATGTCGGTGGCTGCGGGTTACGCCCCGCGTGCCATCGTCGCTCCGATCGTGGGGAGCTTCTACAAGAAGCTCGGCGACTAA
- a CDS encoding AAA family ATPase, whose product MRDDVPNFETYPFSLPLIRSMETVELHPRITFFVGENGSGKSTLLEAIAMALGFNAEGGGRNFTFSTRASHSGLHDYLRIARGVRKPRTGYFLRAESFFNVATEIERLDGGPSGQIMSYYGGRSLHEQSHGEAFLALMTNRFSNDGLYVLDEPEAALSPARQMAALARMHELVCKGSQFVIATHSPILMAYPDSLIYACSEEGINPVDYRDTEHYRITREFLVNPEPMLRILLSDEPL is encoded by the coding sequence ATGCGTGACGACGTACCGAATTTCGAGACCTACCCGTTTTCGTTACCGCTGATTCGGTCCATGGAGACCGTCGAGTTACATCCACGGATCACCTTTTTCGTGGGAGAGAACGGGTCCGGCAAGTCCACTTTGCTCGAAGCCATCGCTATGGCACTCGGCTTTAACGCCGAGGGCGGCGGCCGAAACTTCACGTTCTCGACCCGAGCCTCCCATTCCGGACTCCACGATTACCTTCGGATCGCTCGCGGAGTACGGAAACCACGAACGGGGTACTTCCTGCGTGCGGAAAGTTTCTTCAACGTCGCCACCGAGATCGAGCGCCTGGACGGAGGACCGAGCGGGCAGATCATGTCGTACTACGGCGGCCGATCGCTACACGAGCAGTCCCACGGCGAAGCCTTTCTGGCGCTGATGACCAACCGATTTTCCAATGACGGCCTTTACGTGCTCGACGAGCCCGAAGCGGCGCTCTCGCCTGCGCGCCAAATGGCCGCGTTAGCACGAATGCACGAATTAGTTTGCAAAGGTTCACAATTCGTCATCGCCACTCATTCGCCGATCCTCATGGCCTACCCAGATTCACTCATCTACGCCTGCTCCGAAGAAGGAATCAATCCCGTTGACTATCGCGACACAGAGCACTACCGGATCACACGAGAGTTCCTCGTGAACCCGGAGCCGATGCTGCGAATTCTGCTTTCCGACGAGCCGCTGTGA
- a CDS encoding AurF N-oxygenase family protein, with amino-acid sequence MSQTPIDEDDSPIERTAVRLLRSSVERSYSPDVDVDWDAPDVPGLRYVPDKYISLYGTKIFDRMTEDEKIRLGRLEASALASWGILAESALMHPMLKLASISDPRSATAQYALTEVADECRHSVMFGRQINTLSDRSYDPPMIARALVGVTALAPLSATIFSMMLMVEEILDRLQRQTMNDETLQPRTRAIAKIHVVEEARHISYARTALNRAVAKTGRARMAVERLIVAAGASVIPLVMVQPAVYRDAGLPPLRSAWTALRNPHYHANLRFFGERLVRVMNEANMLEGRLVQFLWRRSRMLPEGFVPQSKRTADA; translated from the coding sequence ATGTCGCAAACGCCTATCGACGAAGACGACTCGCCGATCGAGCGCACGGCCGTGCGACTGCTGCGGTCATCGGTCGAGCGTTCCTATAGCCCAGACGTGGACGTCGACTGGGATGCGCCCGACGTCCCGGGCCTGCGTTATGTGCCCGACAAATACATCTCGCTCTACGGCACCAAGATCTTCGACCGAATGACCGAGGACGAGAAGATCCGACTGGGACGACTCGAGGCATCCGCCCTGGCCAGCTGGGGCATCCTCGCCGAGAGCGCCCTGATGCATCCAATGCTCAAGCTGGCCTCGATCAGCGATCCACGAAGCGCCACAGCGCAATACGCGCTGACCGAGGTCGCCGACGAGTGCCGCCACTCGGTGATGTTCGGCCGCCAGATCAACACATTGAGCGATCGCAGTTATGACCCGCCGATGATCGCCCGGGCCCTGGTGGGCGTGACCGCGCTGGCACCGCTTTCCGCGACGATCTTCTCGATGATGCTGATGGTCGAGGAGATACTGGACCGGCTGCAGCGCCAGACCATGAACGACGAGACCTTGCAGCCACGCACCCGCGCGATTGCGAAAATCCACGTGGTGGAGGAAGCCCGGCATATCAGCTACGCACGGACGGCACTGAACCGTGCCGTCGCCAAGACCGGTCGGGCCCGAATGGCCGTGGAGCGATTGATCGTCGCCGCAGGAGCATCGGTGATCCCGCTGGTCATGGTGCAACCCGCGGTGTATCGCGACGCCGGGCTTCCGCCCCTACGCTCGGCGTGGACGGCACTGCGCAACCCGCACTATCACGCGAATCTGCGGTTCTTCGGCGAACGCCTGGTCCGCGTCATGAACGAGGCCAACATGCTCGAAGGCCGCCTGGTGCAGTTTCTCTGGCGGCGCTCCCGGATGTTGCCCGAAGGCTTTGTGCCACAGTCGAAACGGACGGCAGACGCCTGA